A window of Polypterus senegalus isolate Bchr_013 chromosome 14, ASM1683550v1, whole genome shotgun sequence contains these coding sequences:
- the mier1a gene encoding mesoderm induction early response protein 1a isoform X2 has protein sequence MPIQELLSLYGYGSGGSPEDDDEDEEEEEEEDGGLEDEEDEEEEEEEDLEEVDNDDNSGSSGDMQQNKEEMIKDSSGQEDETRSSIDDQTASLTSHNKPELIRPRKCKYFESNDNDEESDDDEDYIPSEDWKKEIMVGSMFQAETPVGLCKYKENEKVYENDDQLLWNPDNLSEIKVVEFLTEASKRTGEEKGVDAIPEGSHIKDNEQALYELVKCNFDAEEALRRLRFNVKAAREELSVWTEEECRNFEQGLKAYGKDFHLIQANKVRTRSVGECVSFYYMWKKSERYDFFAQQTRLGKRKYNLHPGVTDYMDRLLDETESAASSRAASPPPTTSNSSTSHSEKDDSSNQNGIAPHGHLDSLSNMNEAKSEELQVNGPSSHSQDSSLIEKDTNGFNKDVFGDSRNILTADADENSKFEENMDRYTKRRKLDNDFSVEADKPGTSSQGLSASLRSEEAVVEND, from the exons ATGCCTATTCAGGAACTGTTGAGCTTGTATGGATATGGCAGTGGAGGATCTCCTGAAGATGacgatgaagatgaagaagaggaagaggaagaggatggagggCTAGAAGATGAGGAggatgaggaagaagaagaggaagaagatttaGAAGAAGTTGATAATGATGACAACAGTGGCAGCAGTGGTGATATGCAGCAGAATAAG gaAGAAATGATTAAAGATTCATCAGGACAGGAGGATGAAACTCGATCATCTATTGATGATCAGACTGCATCACTTACTTCTCATAATAAACCTGAACTAATCCGTCCTAGGAAGTGCAAGTATTTTGAAA GTAATGACAATGATGAAGAATCAGATGATGATGAAGATTATATCCCATCTGAAGATTGGAAAAAG GAAATAATGGTTGGATCAATGTTCCAGGCTGAGACACCAGTGGGACTTTGCAAATACAAAGAGAATGAGAAAG TGTATGAAAACGATGACCAGTTACTGTGGAATCCAGATAACCTGTCTGAAATAAAGGTTGTAGAATTTTTGACTGAAGCATCAAAGCGAACAGGTGAAGAAAAAGGTGTTGATGCAATTCCTGAAGGATCTCACATCAAAGACAATGAACAG GCCCTTTATGAACTGGTAAAATGCAATTTTGATGCTGAGGAAGCACTAAGAAGATTAAGATTTAATGTTAAAGCTGCAAGAG AGGAGCTTTCAGTATGGACAGAAGAAGAGTGCAGGAATTTTGAACAAGGACTTAAAGCATATGGAAAGGATTTCCATTTAATACAAGCCAACAAG GTCAGAACTAGATCTGTTGGAGAGTGTGTATCATTTTATTATATGTGGAAGAAATCTGAGCGTTACGACTTTTTTGCTCAGCAAACTCGGCTTGGAAAACGGAAGTACAATCTTCATCCTGGTGTAAC gGATTACATGGATCGTCTTCTAGATGAGACTGAAAGTGCAGCATCAAGTCGGGCAGCATCACCTCCTCCTACTACCTCCAACAGCAGTACTAGTCATTCAGAGAAGGATGATAGCAGCAATCAGAATG gaATTGCTCCTCATGGCCACTTGGATTCATTGTCCAATATGAATGAAGCTAAAAGCGAAGAACTGCAAGTAAATGGACCCAGTAGTCATTCCCAAGACTCTTCCTTGATAGAAAAAGATACAAATGGCTTTAACAAAGACGTATTCGGTGACAGCAGAAATATTCTGACTGCAGACGCTGATGAGAACAGCAAGTTTGAAGAAAACATGGACAGATATACCAAGAGACGGAAGCTTGACAATGATTTTTCTGTAGAAGCAGACAAACCTGGGACATCTTCTCAGGGGTTGAGTGCTAGTTTAAGATCTGAAGAAGCTGTTGTAGAGAATGACTGA